GTGTTTGATATTCTGGCTTTTGATGGTGCAGATAATGGCCAGGTTGTCAGCCTCTGTGCCGCCGGAGGTGAAGAAAATCTCTGACGGAGAAGCGTTCAGCAAGTTGGCCACTGTTTTGCGGGCGCCTTCCAGGGCGGCGCGCACCTGTCGGCCGTGGGCGTGTATGGAAGATGGGTTTCCGAAGTGCTCCAGCATGAAGGGCGCCATGGTGTCAAACACTTCTCTGTCTAGCGGGGTGGTGGCCGCATTATCTAAATATACACGCGTGAATTCCATTTCTTTAACAGCAACAGCAACAGGTAAAACAAAAACGGGTCATAGCTTTTTGGTAGCAGGGAACGGGTAGCAAGTAGCACGTATCAAGTAGCAGGACTTTTCGTGCAAGTACTTCCTTATATAATATGAAGTAATTTTCCGTTTTCGGGCTCAATTCTGGAAACGAGCCCGAAAACAGAAAATGCTTTACTCAGATTTCTCTGAGATGATTTCTTTGATGTCGCCAATAATCTTGTTGGCCAAATGGTCAGCGGTGGAGAGCGTGTCAGACTCAGCGTAGATTCTGATGATGGGCTCGGTGTTAGACTTGCGCAGATGCACCCACTCCTTATCGAACTCAATCTTAACCCCGTCAATGGTGTTGATGGGCTGCTTTGCGTACTGCTTCTGCACTTTGGCTAATATAGCATCTACGTCAACGCCCTGGGTGAGCTCAATCTTGTTCTTAGAGATGTAATAGCTAGGGTATTTGGCGCGCAGGCGGGTCATGGTCAGACCAGACTTGGCAAGATGCGTCAGGAACAGGGCAATACCCACCAAGGCATCACGGCCGTAGTGCAGCTCGGGGTAAATAATGCCGCCGTTGCCTTCGCCACCAATGATGGCGTTCTGGGCTTTCATCATGTTCACCACATTTACTTCGCCCACGGCAGAGGCAAAATACGTTCCGCCGGCTTTCTCGGTCACGTCACGCAGGGCGCGGGTAGAAGAAAGGTTAGAAACGGTGTTGCCGGGAGTGTTCTGCAACACGTAATCAGAAACGGCCACCAAGGTGTATTCCTCGCCAAACATGCTGCCGTCTTCGTTCACCAGGGCCAACCGGTCTACGTCTGGGTCTACCACAATGCCTAAGTCAAACTTGCCTTTCTGCAGCACGCGGGCAATTTCACCCAGGTTCTCCGGCAACGGCTCTGGGTTGTGCGCGAAGTTTCCGTCGGGCTCACAGTACAGTTTCTCAATGTGCTGCACGCCCAAGGCCTCTAACAACATAGGCACGGCAAAACCACCTGAGGAATTCACGGCGTCTACCACCACTTTAAAGTTGGCGGCTTTCACGGCGGCCACGTCTACCAGCGGCAGGTCCAGAATGGCTTTTATGTGTTTCTTGAGGTATTTGTCACTTTGGGTGTACTTGCCCAGTTTGGTCACCTCGGCAAAAGCAAAGGCTTCCTGCTCGGCAATGTCCAGCACTAGCTTTCCTTCTTCGTCATTGATGAATTCGCCGTGCTGGTTTAACAATTTCAGCGCGTTCCATTGCTTGGGGTTGTGGCTGGCGGTGAGAATAATGCCGCCGCCGGCTTTTTTGTCGGGCACGGCCATCTCTACGGTGGGCGTGGTAGAAAGGCCCAGGTCAATCACGTTGATGCCCAGCCCCTGCAAGGTAGCCACCACCAAACGGTTCACCATTTCGCCGGAAAGGCGGGCGTCGCGGCCAATGACAATGGTGTTGTTATTTGTTTTCTGAAGAACCCAGGTCCCGAAGGCGGCGGAGAATTTAACCACGTCTAAAGGTGTAAGTCCCTCTCCTACTTTGCCCCCAATGGTTCCCCTTATTCCTGAAATTGACTTTATAAGTGCCACGTATTGCTATTTATTGAATGTGTAAAAGTAGTAAAACCTGGAGGATTAATTGCAACGCACGCGCCGACTGCCCGGCAACTGCTGTATACTAGTATTTAAATAAGCCATAGAAAGGTGTTGGTATCTCAAAGGA
This region of Rufibacter sp. LB8 genomic DNA includes:
- the glmM gene encoding phosphoglucosamine mutase; the protein is MALIKSISGIRGTIGGKVGEGLTPLDVVKFSAAFGTWVLQKTNNNTIVIGRDARLSGEMVNRLVVATLQGLGINVIDLGLSTTPTVEMAVPDKKAGGGIILTASHNPKQWNALKLLNQHGEFINDEEGKLVLDIAEQEAFAFAEVTKLGKYTQSDKYLKKHIKAILDLPLVDVAAVKAANFKVVVDAVNSSGGFAVPMLLEALGVQHIEKLYCEPDGNFAHNPEPLPENLGEIARVLQKGKFDLGIVVDPDVDRLALVNEDGSMFGEEYTLVAVSDYVLQNTPGNTVSNLSSTRALRDVTEKAGGTYFASAVGEVNVVNMMKAQNAIIGGEGNGGIIYPELHYGRDALVGIALFLTHLAKSGLTMTRLRAKYPSYYISKNKIELTQGVDVDAILAKVQKQYAKQPINTIDGVKIEFDKEWVHLRKSNTEPIIRIYAESDTLSTADHLANKIIGDIKEIISEKSE